The Geodermatophilaceae bacterium NBWT11 genome has a segment encoding these proteins:
- a CDS encoding oxidoreductase, translated as MPGGVRRPDRAVPRHGAVLRLGSSRPGPAVLPDLGPHPHPRRRPARAERRRGQRRRHRHHAGHHPGVAVQQVVGVSPPVGPIAVVGASLAGLTAVQTLVESPAVTSVTVIGAEAQLPYDRPPLSKEVLRGVWDPERVALETVEDPRVRWTVGVSATGLATGDPGGPRVTCSDGSTQAFPGGVVIATGAAPRTLAGADLPGVHVLRSLDDALALRADLDETPAHVVVVGGGFIGAEVAAACVERGLQVTVLEVQDAPFERVLGAEVGEAVMHEHRTRGVRVRTGTAVAGLHGTGRVESVELADGTSVPADLVVLGLGVVPNTGWLAGSGLAVDNGVECDASLLAAPGIVAAGDVARWPNHRFGEFRRVEHWDNAIRQGRHAALRLLAEHGYGEVTDFSTVPWVWSDQYQHKLQVVGSTVDFDEVVVAHGSTQAQKFLALYRRGDHLVAAVGFNQAKLVSRYRRLLARPVGWDDALAQLDIPSTPPTAASAAV; from the coding sequence GTGCCAGGAGGGGTACGCCGACCGGATCGCGCTGTCCCACGACACGGTGCTGTACTCCGACTGGGGTCCTCCCGGCCGGGCCCAGCAGTTCTTCCCGACCTGGGTCCCCACCCACATCCCCGACGTCGTCCTGCCCGCGCTGAGCGCCGCCGGGGTCAGCGACGCCGACATCGACACCATGCTGGTCACCACCCCGGCGTCGCTGTTCAGCAGGTTGTCGGCGTGAGCCCCCCGGTGGGTCCGATCGCCGTCGTGGGGGCCTCGCTGGCCGGCCTCACCGCCGTGCAGACCCTGGTCGAGTCGCCGGCGGTCACCTCGGTGACCGTCATCGGGGCCGAGGCGCAGCTCCCCTACGACCGCCCGCCGCTGTCCAAGGAGGTGCTGCGCGGGGTCTGGGACCCGGAGCGGGTGGCACTGGAGACCGTCGAGGACCCCCGGGTCCGCTGGACCGTGGGCGTGAGCGCGACCGGACTGGCGACCGGTGACCCCGGTGGGCCCCGGGTGACCTGCTCCGACGGGTCCACCCAGGCCTTCCCGGGCGGGGTGGTCATCGCCACCGGCGCCGCCCCCCGCACGCTCGCCGGCGCGGATCTCCCCGGGGTGCACGTGCTGCGGTCCCTGGACGACGCCCTCGCCCTCCGCGCCGACCTGGACGAGACCCCGGCGCACGTGGTCGTCGTCGGCGGTGGGTTCATCGGCGCCGAGGTGGCCGCGGCCTGCGTCGAACGCGGGCTGCAGGTGACCGTGCTGGAGGTGCAGGACGCCCCGTTCGAGCGGGTGCTCGGCGCTGAGGTGGGAGAGGCGGTCATGCACGAGCACCGCACCCGCGGGGTCCGGGTCCGCACCGGTACGGCGGTGGCCGGGCTGCACGGCACGGGCCGGGTGGAGTCGGTGGAGCTCGCCGACGGCACGAGCGTGCCCGCCGACCTGGTCGTCCTGGGCCTCGGCGTCGTCCCGAACACCGGGTGGCTGGCCGGCAGCGGGCTGGCGGTGGACAACGGCGTCGAGTGCGACGCGAGCCTGCTGGCTGCGCCGGGCATCGTCGCCGCCGGTGACGTGGCCCGGTGGCCGAACCACCGGTTCGGGGAGTTCCGCCGGGTCGAGCACTGGGACAACGCGATCAGGCAGGGCCGGCACGCAGCCCTGCGGCTGCTGGCCGAGCACGGGTACGGCGAGGTCACCGACTTCAGCACCGTGCCCTGGGTGTGGTCGGACCAGTACCAGCACAAGTTGCAGGTCGTGGGCTCCACCGTGGACTTCGACGAGGTGGTCGTCGCGCACGGCTCGACCCAGGCGCAGAAGTTCCTCGCTCTGTACCGCCGCGGCGACCACCTGGTCGCCGCTGTCGGGTTCAACCAGGCCAAGCTCGTCTCCCGCTACCGCCGGCTGCTGGCCCGCCCGGTCGGCTGGGACGACGCCCTGGCCCAGCTCGACATCCCCTCCACACCCCCGACCGCTGCCTCGGCCGCGGTCTGA
- a CDS encoding zinc-binding dehydrogenase: protein MWAQMLSGPFAFDQAEVPAPQAGSLTAGQVLLATRAGAICGSDLPNFRGAPFPMGDADDGVWATRTPGFPLHEIVGEVLASEHPEHAVGDLVVGWASAFNGIAELVVSDGAGLARYDRALPPSTAVMLQPLACVLYAVEQMGDVRGKTAAVIGQGPIGLLFSHVLKSRGAAHVIGVDRIDRTDAGSLFGVDEVVPAAAERWAASLPDIGGPDLVVEAVGHQVSTMKASLQAVAFGGEVFYFGIPDDWVYPFDIMTFLRKNLTLRSGVTLERRRVLEDANTHLAAHPDLRDGYVSHVFPVTDVEKAFTAAVRPAVGQFKIAIDMA from the coding sequence ATGTGGGCGCAGATGCTCAGCGGACCGTTCGCCTTCGACCAGGCCGAGGTCCCCGCTCCCCAGGCCGGCTCACTGACCGCCGGCCAGGTCCTCCTCGCCACCCGCGCAGGGGCGATCTGCGGGAGCGACCTCCCCAACTTCCGCGGCGCCCCCTTCCCCATGGGGGACGCCGACGACGGGGTGTGGGCGACCCGCACCCCGGGCTTCCCGCTGCACGAGATCGTCGGTGAGGTGCTGGCCAGCGAGCACCCCGAGCACGCCGTCGGTGACCTGGTCGTCGGCTGGGCCTCGGCCTTCAACGGCATCGCCGAGCTGGTGGTGAGCGACGGCGCCGGGTTGGCCCGCTACGACCGGGCCCTGCCCCCCTCGACCGCCGTCATGCTGCAGCCGTTGGCCTGCGTGCTGTACGCGGTGGAGCAGATGGGCGACGTGCGGGGGAAGACGGCCGCGGTCATCGGGCAGGGGCCGATCGGGCTGCTGTTCAGCCACGTGCTGAAGTCCCGCGGGGCGGCACACGTCATCGGGGTCGACCGGATCGACCGCACGGACGCAGGGTCGCTGTTCGGCGTCGACGAGGTCGTGCCGGCCGCGGCCGAGCGCTGGGCGGCCTCGCTGCCCGACATCGGCGGCCCGGACCTGGTCGTGGAGGCGGTGGGCCACCAGGTGTCGACCATGAAGGCGAGTCTGCAGGCGGTGGCCTTCGGCGGCGAGGTGTTCTACTTCGGCATCCCCGACGACTGGGTGTACCCCTTCGACATCATGACCTTCCTCCGGAAGAACCTCACCCTGCGCTCCGGGGTGACCCTGGAGCGGCGCCGGGTCCTTGAGGACGCCAACACCCACCTGGCCGCCCACCCCGACCTGCGGGACGGCTACGTCAGCCACGTGTTCCCGGTGACCGACGTGGAGAAGGCGTTCACCGCCGCCGTCCGGCCGGCGGTCGGGCAGTTCAAGATCGCCATCGACATGGCATGA
- a CDS encoding phosphotriesterase-related protein: MNTVDTVRGPVPIADLGRTLVHEHLISISAEFARDYPELAWSGQRQERVDSVTAALQALRDRGVTTILDCTAFFHGRDMDFVREVNDRVDMNIVVSTGIYTFDFLPYHLSHRAPGPVADDVLTQMFLRDITVGIGDSGVKAQSIKVATDTAGITPNNERILRAAGYASAQTGAPITAHTHPADANGGRILEIFAEEGAATATVVVAHSGDSTDLDYLRGIAASGAVIGHDRFGLYQPGTATLEERVSMIATLCQEGYADRIALSHDTVLYSDWGPPGRAQQFFPTWVPTHIPDVVLPALSAAGVSDADIDTMLVTTPASLFSRLSA, translated from the coding sequence ATGAACACCGTCGACACCGTCCGCGGCCCCGTGCCGATCGCCGACCTCGGCCGCACCCTGGTGCACGAGCACCTGATCTCGATCTCGGCCGAGTTCGCCCGGGACTACCCCGAGCTGGCCTGGTCCGGGCAGCGGCAGGAGCGGGTGGACAGCGTCACCGCCGCGCTGCAGGCCCTCCGGGACCGCGGCGTCACCACCATCCTGGACTGCACCGCGTTCTTCCACGGCCGGGACATGGACTTCGTCCGGGAGGTGAACGACCGGGTCGACATGAACATCGTGGTGTCCACCGGCATCTACACCTTCGACTTCCTGCCCTACCACCTCTCCCACCGGGCACCGGGCCCGGTGGCCGACGACGTGCTCACCCAGATGTTCCTGCGCGACATCACGGTGGGGATCGGTGACTCCGGGGTGAAGGCGCAGTCCATCAAGGTCGCCACCGACACCGCGGGGATCACCCCGAACAACGAGCGCATCCTGCGGGCGGCGGGCTACGCCTCGGCGCAGACCGGCGCCCCGATCACCGCGCACACCCACCCGGCCGACGCCAACGGCGGCCGGATCCTGGAGATCTTCGCCGAGGAGGGAGCCGCCACGGCCACCGTGGTCGTGGCGCACTCCGGGGACTCCACCGATCTGGACTATCTCCGGGGCATCGCCGCCTCCGGTGCGGTCATCGGCCACGACCGGTTCGGGCTCTACCAGCCCGGGACGGCGACCCTGGAGGAGCGGGTGTCGATGATCGCGACCCTGTGCCAGGAGGGGTACGCCGACCGGATCGCGCTGTCCCACGACACGGTGCTGTACTCCGACTGGGGTCCTCCCGGCCGGGCCCAGCAGTTCTTCCCGACCTGGGTCCCCACCCACATCCCCGACGTCGTCCTGCCCGCGCTGAGCGCCGCCGGGGTCAGCGACGCCGACATCGACACCATGCTGGTCACCACCCCGGCGTCGCTGTTCAGCAGGTTGTCGGCGTGA